Proteins co-encoded in one Syngnathoides biaculeatus isolate LvHL_M chromosome 22, ASM1980259v1, whole genome shotgun sequence genomic window:
- the adoa gene encoding 2-aminoethanethiol (cysteamine) dioxygenase a, with translation MSRNNKNALIQKIAKQAFMTFKVLNCSSNGDNKVFAEKQAKLISLLTALRAPDLKIAPRKNKGSSGSSEPDPPPVTYMHICETEVFSMGIFLLASGASIPLHDHPGMNGMLKVLYGKVSVSCFDKLESGQTVSAAPPRFETPVAPFQNASVRRSLLRSVAEYSENSGPCLLTPLRDNLHQIDAVDGPAAFLDILAPPYDPDDGRDCHYYKVLKTVEDPGLAVMDKQGLQEGEKETEKEMWLLEIPQPEDFWCGGEPYPGPVVSL, from the exons ATGTCGCGTAACAACAAAAATGCTCTTATCCAGAAAATAGCAAAGCAAGCTTTTATGACCTTCAAAGTTTTAAATTGTTCTTCTAACGGCGATAATAAAGTATTTGCCGAAAAACAGGCCAAACTCATCTCCTTACTGACCGCGCTGAGAGCACCGGATCTCAAGATCGCTCCCCGGAAAAACAAAGGGAGCTCCGGTTCATCAGAGCCTGATCCTCCCCCGGTCACATACATGCACATATGTGAGACAGAGGTGTTCAGCATGGGGATATTCCTGCTCGCAAGCGGAGCCTCCATCCCTCTCCACGACCATCCGGGCATGAACGGGATGCTGAAG gTCCTCTATGGCAAGGTGAGCGTCAGTTGCTTCGACAAGCTTGAAAGTGGCCAGACAGTCAGTGCTGCCCCTCCTCGGTTTGAAACTCCTGTGGCTCCATTCCAAAACGCTTCTGTGCGACGTTCATTGCTCCGCTCAGTAGCTGAGTACTCAGAGAACAGTGGACCATGCCTCCTTACACCTCTACGGGATAATCTGCACCAGATCGACGCTGTCGACGGACCTGCTGCTTTCCTGGATATCCTTGCCCCACCATATGATCCAGATGATGGGCGGGactgtcactattacaaagttcTGAAAACTGTGGAAGACCCAGGTTTAGCTGTAATGGATAAGCAGGGGCTGCAGgaaggggagaaagagactgAGAAGGAAATGTGGCTTTTAGAAATCCCTCAGCCAGAGGACTTTTGGTGTGGAGGAGAGCCTTACCCAGGTCCCGTAGTTTCACTGTGA